The following coding sequences lie in one Chelatococcus sp. YT9 genomic window:
- a CDS encoding LLM class F420-dependent oxidoreductase: MKAHETVKYAVNVNQFTHLNDFEAMLEFVKQAEKEGYDKVRFIDHIVGVDVSKHPEMPYTPYTHHSNFYEVFTLLAYLCHLTSRVKLCTGVLGLPQRQTALVAKQAAQIDVLSGGRMLLGVGLGYNAVEFAALETEMKIRARRFEEQIDVLRMLWSGEVVEFKGDFHDLQHVNINPPPIQKSIPIWIGAGRTENPVPPDNVLARIGRKGDGWCPLFRIPDGAETLDAAAQEAIAKVNAAAVEAGRDPKSIDLELGLFPDGKSREQLQAEIAALHELGSNHIHVRFTGKTAAEQIAALKRFRDLIA, from the coding sequence ATGAAAGCGCATGAAACCGTCAAATATGCGGTCAACGTCAACCAGTTTACGCACCTGAACGATTTCGAGGCCATGCTGGAATTTGTCAAGCAAGCCGAAAAGGAGGGTTACGATAAGGTCCGTTTTATCGATCACATCGTAGGTGTTGATGTCTCAAAGCATCCCGAAATGCCGTATACTCCTTATACGCATCATTCTAATTTCTATGAAGTCTTCACGCTGCTCGCTTACCTCTGCCATCTCACCAGCCGCGTCAAATTGTGCACCGGCGTCTTGGGGCTTCCGCAACGCCAGACGGCGCTGGTCGCAAAGCAGGCCGCGCAGATAGACGTTCTGTCGGGCGGCCGGATGCTGCTGGGCGTAGGGCTCGGGTATAATGCAGTGGAATTCGCTGCTCTGGAAACGGAAATGAAGATCCGCGCTCGCCGGTTTGAGGAACAGATTGACGTATTGCGGATGTTGTGGAGCGGGGAGGTCGTCGAATTCAAGGGTGATTTCCATGACTTGCAGCACGTCAATATAAATCCCCCACCGATTCAGAAGTCGATCCCAATCTGGATCGGCGCGGGACGCACCGAAAACCCGGTTCCGCCTGACAATGTTCTCGCCCGGATTGGCCGCAAGGGAGATGGCTGGTGTCCACTGTTTCGGATCCCCGATGGCGCCGAGACGCTTGATGCCGCGGCGCAGGAGGCGATCGCCAAGGTGAACGCAGCCGCGGTCGAGGCTGGCCGCGATCCGAAAAGCATCGATTTGGAACTCGGCCTTTTCCCGGACGGGAAATCACGAGAACAGCTTCAGGCAGAGATCGCAGCGCTGCATGAGCTCGGCTCCAACCATATTCATGTTCGTTTCACCGGTAAGACCGCCGCGGAACAGATCGCGGCCTTGAAAAGGTTTCGTGATCTAATCGCATAA
- a CDS encoding nuclear transport factor 2 family protein has protein sequence MLDKRIAVIEAKLDIAELLTRYSVAVDDRDMAALADCFTEDGQLVGKDGRDPGIGRDNVMARYKSRFKALGPTCHWTHNHIITVDDDLDKASGLVLSHAEIWRSGKAYVAALRYEDLYRREGGKWRIASRTTSFFYYMPVTEYAEGLGDPLRMRAYGDRRPANFPEPLATWKSWEHW, from the coding sequence GTGCTTGACAAGCGTATTGCGGTCATCGAGGCAAAGCTCGACATCGCCGAATTGCTGACACGCTATTCGGTTGCGGTCGATGATCGCGACATGGCGGCACTCGCGGACTGTTTCACGGAGGACGGACAACTCGTCGGCAAAGACGGGCGTGATCCGGGCATCGGCCGCGATAACGTCATGGCGCGCTACAAGAGCCGCTTCAAGGCCCTCGGCCCGACCTGCCACTGGACCCACAACCACATCATCACGGTCGATGACGATCTGGACAAGGCTTCCGGGCTGGTGCTCAGTCACGCCGAGATCTGGCGCTCTGGCAAGGCCTATGTCGCTGCGCTCCGTTACGAGGATCTCTACCGGCGCGAGGGCGGCAAGTGGCGGATCGCGTCCCGTACGACCAGCTTCTTCTACTACATGCCCGTCACCGAGTATGCAGAGGGCCTGGGCGATCCCCTGCGTATGCGCGCCTATGGAGACCGGCGTCCAGCTAATTTCCCCGAGCCGCTCGCGACTTGGAAGAGCTGGGAGCACTGGTGA
- the cofC gene encoding 2-phospho-L-lactate guanylyltransferase: MDILIPCKSLSLGKSRLATVLEPAQRRRLCRCLLVHTLDQALASGARVAVVTEDPAVVRFARRHGAQIIDDPGAGLNAALIHGNAVLGYDAPLIVMPIDLPGLTAAHVARLTLPTGLSLVPDRRQEGTNLLLLAPAARPHFTFAFGPKSFTLHHQAAVRQGLPVTVQRDAALEFDIDTPEDLACWPGLISS, encoded by the coding sequence ATGGACATCCTGATCCCCTGCAAAAGTCTTTCCCTGGGAAAGTCACGCCTCGCGACGGTGCTTGAACCAGCACAACGGCGAAGGCTGTGCCGGTGTCTGTTGGTTCATACCCTTGATCAGGCCCTGGCCAGCGGCGCCCGGGTTGCCGTTGTGACGGAAGACCCCGCTGTCGTGCGTTTTGCCCGGCGGCATGGCGCGCAGATTATCGACGACCCTGGGGCGGGGCTCAATGCTGCGCTCATCCACGGCAATGCGGTGCTCGGCTATGACGCACCACTGATCGTGATGCCGATTGATCTGCCAGGCTTGACGGCCGCTCACGTTGCACGACTAACGCTTCCAACCGGCTTGAGCTTGGTGCCCGACCGTCGCCAAGAGGGCACCAATCTTCTTCTGCTCGCACCTGCGGCGCGGCCTCATTTTACCTTCGCCTTTGGCCCCAAAAGTTTCACGCTGCATCATCAAGCGGCGGTCCGGCAGGGCTTGCCGGTCACCGTGCAGCGGGACGCCGCGCTGGAGTTCGACATCGACACACCTGAGGATCTGGCGTGCTGGCCGGGCCTCATATCATCATGA
- a CDS encoding ABC transporter substrate-binding protein, with product MTIRVFLAASVAFGLGLGQLPARAQEQVLKYGTSSAAMVAAPLLLSTQDKTIFGKNGLRVEMTDFRGQTANCVVAVISGAVNLCQVGTLSGTDAIADGAPLVAIAATNAMTAELIISQHAAKRLGLSQNATVEEKLKALKGLRVISSAPGTGHYLVLNEMLKTVGLSIADTQYRVLGDTNAMMASLQNDAVDAVLWSIGGLGPSIADGSGIRWISPRTDMQTLADLPYYVVYARKDWVEKNLQTVADIRASLETAVAKLLADPDGSGKAIKQAYFPDMDQAVWDDGFAENIKTFIPGVRVSRKGWDKYIGLYAPTANKSYSGVTYEAVVMPDARSE from the coding sequence TTGACCATTCGTGTATTCCTAGCCGCGAGCGTGGCGTTCGGCCTTGGCCTCGGCCAGTTGCCGGCCCGCGCGCAAGAGCAGGTGTTGAAGTACGGCACATCGAGCGCGGCGATGGTAGCCGCGCCGCTGCTGCTGTCGACACAGGACAAGACAATTTTCGGGAAGAACGGGCTGCGCGTCGAGATGACCGACTTTCGCGGCCAGACTGCGAATTGTGTCGTCGCTGTTATCTCCGGGGCCGTCAACCTCTGCCAGGTGGGTACCCTGAGCGGCACGGACGCGATCGCGGACGGTGCGCCGCTGGTCGCGATCGCCGCAACGAACGCGATGACCGCCGAACTCATCATCTCCCAGCATGCCGCGAAACGGCTTGGCCTCTCCCAAAACGCCACGGTCGAGGAGAAGCTGAAGGCGTTGAAGGGGCTACGCGTCATCTCGTCCGCGCCAGGGACCGGGCACTACCTGGTGCTGAATGAGATGCTCAAGACTGTTGGGCTCTCAATCGCGGATACCCAGTACCGCGTCCTAGGTGACACCAACGCGATGATGGCATCGCTGCAGAACGACGCGGTCGACGCCGTTCTCTGGTCGATCGGCGGCCTCGGCCCTTCCATCGCTGACGGTTCGGGCATTCGCTGGATCAGCCCTCGAACCGATATGCAGACGCTGGCAGACCTGCCCTACTACGTCGTCTATGCACGCAAGGACTGGGTAGAGAAGAACCTGCAGACGGTTGCGGACATCCGCGCCTCGCTCGAGACGGCCGTCGCCAAGCTGCTCGCAGATCCGGACGGTTCGGGAAAGGCCATCAAGCAGGCCTACTTCCCGGACATGGATCAGGCTGTATGGGATGACGGCTTTGCCGAAAACATCAAGACGTTCATCCCAGGCGTGCGTGTATCAAGGAAGGGCTGGGATAAATACATCGGCCTCTATGCGCCGACCGCCAACAAGAGCTATTCCGGCGTCACTTACGAGGCGGTCGTGATGCCTGACGCGCGTTCGGAATAG
- a CDS encoding DUF4286 family protein: MARYLFVVLANAKDGQEEEFNDFYSNTHIPDVLKVPGMKSAERFVLAGPQRMSIPSPFKYLAIYQVETDDLASVAADIAERSGTEAMPTNQHISQNPKFAYFFQPLDGE, encoded by the coding sequence ATGGCGCGATATCTCTTCGTAGTATTGGCGAATGCCAAGGATGGACAGGAGGAGGAGTTCAACGACTTCTACTCCAACACACACATTCCCGACGTCCTAAAGGTGCCAGGAATGAAAAGCGCCGAGCGCTTCGTACTGGCCGGGCCGCAGCGCATGTCAATTCCATCCCCGTTCAAGTATTTGGCGATCTACCAGGTGGAGACCGACGACCTGGCCTCTGTCGCCGCTGACATCGCCGAGCGGTCGGGCACCGAGGCGATGCCGACCAATCAGCATATCAGTCAAAATCCCAAGTTCGCCTATTTCTTTCAACCGCTAGACGGGGAATAG